One stretch of Chryseobacterium sp. LJ668 DNA includes these proteins:
- a CDS encoding nucleoside recognition domain-containing protein, with product MVLSRIWSAFIIIAIAIASIKYISSSHYKTIFNDMVVGKGGDTVQIATKKITTLSPIVRDSLIKKNDFADSRIHYKTDSLKQNVKVYRVQEADGVIGTSETAVKICLGLIGIMALFMGFMSIAEKAGGINLLSRLIQPFFSKLFPEIPKNHPAFGHMLMNFSANLLGLDNAATPFGLKAMESLQTLNPNKDTASNSQIMFLCLHAGGMTLIPVSIIALRATNGSKSPTDIFLYCMIATFAATLAAMIIVSIYQKINLLQPVLLAYVGGISILVGLLVYYLTGLSKDNLDIFSQVLSNGLILFIFLAIVLGAVYKKINVFDAFVDGAKEGFTTCVKIIPYLVGMLIAISLLRTSGVFEVIIDGMKWLANFSGLDARFVDGLPTALIKPLSGSGARGMMVDTMRTFGADSFQGKLAAVLQGSSDTTFYVIAVYFGAVAVKNTRYTVIAMLLADLVGVITAIGLAYLFFA from the coding sequence ATGGTTCTCAGCAGAATTTGGTCGGCTTTCATTATCATCGCCATTGCCATTGCCAGTATAAAATACATTTCGTCAAGTCACTACAAAACCATTTTTAATGATATGGTTGTTGGAAAAGGTGGTGATACGGTGCAGATTGCCACAAAAAAAATCACTACACTTTCTCCTATTGTAAGAGACAGTTTGATAAAAAAAAATGATTTTGCAGACAGCAGAATTCACTATAAAACCGATTCTTTAAAACAAAATGTAAAAGTTTATCGAGTTCAGGAGGCAGATGGCGTCATAGGAACTTCAGAAACAGCCGTAAAAATCTGTCTGGGTTTGATAGGAATTATGGCATTGTTCATGGGATTTATGAGTATTGCTGAAAAAGCAGGCGGAATCAATTTATTAAGCCGATTAATTCAACCATTTTTTTCAAAATTATTTCCTGAAATTCCAAAAAATCATCCTGCTTTCGGGCACATGCTGATGAATTTCAGTGCTAATCTTTTAGGATTGGATAATGCTGCCACTCCGTTTGGATTAAAAGCGATGGAAAGTTTACAGACTTTAAATCCCAATAAAGATACTGCAAGCAATTCTCAGATTATGTTTCTTTGCCTTCACGCAGGTGGAATGACGCTGATTCCTGTTTCTATCATCGCATTAAGAGCAACAAATGGATCAAAAAGTCCTACTGATATTTTTCTCTACTGCATGATTGCAACTTTTGCGGCAACATTAGCGGCAATGATTATCGTTTCTATTTACCAAAAAATAAATCTTTTACAGCCTGTACTTTTAGCCTACGTTGGAGGGATTTCTATATTGGTTGGACTTCTTGTTTATTATCTTACAGGACTTAGCAAAGATAATTTAGACATATTCAGTCAGGTTTTAAGTAATGGATTGATCCTTTTTATCTTCTTAGCAATTGTTCTTGGAGCTGTTTATAAAAAAATTAATGTTTTTGATGCATTCGTTGACGGGGCAAAAGAAGGTTTTACAACCTGTGTAAAAATTATTCCATATTTGGTAGGTATGCTGATTGCAATTTCGCTTTTAAGAACTTCAGGAGTTTTTGAAGTGATTATCGACGGTATGAAATGGCTTGCTAATTTTTCCGGCTTGGATGCTAGATTTGTTGACGGACTGCCTACTGCTTTAATCAAACCTTTATCCGGTTCCGGAGCGCGAGGAATGATGGTTGATACAATGAGAACTTTTGGAGCAGATAGTTTTCAAGGGAAATTGGCGGCGGTTCTTCAGGGAAGCTCAGATACCACATTTTATGTGATTGCAGTTTATTTTGGAGCAGTTGCTGTAAAGAATACAAGATATACGGTTATTGCTATGCTTTTGGCTGATTTGGTGGGTGTGATTACTGCGATTGGATTGGCATATTTGTTTTTTGCTTAA
- a CDS encoding ExbD/TolR family protein, with the protein MKIQRRNKAHPEFSLAAMTDVILLMLIFFMITSSAANQSAIDVKLPQTGSVEDNIPNPMTVSVKPDGSYYVNDKPVARELVEQTIVNDLNSKSSKSFTIRADESTMHKDVVFLMEIAEKHKLNIAIATVKE; encoded by the coding sequence ATGAAAATTCAGAGAAGAAATAAAGCACATCCGGAATTCAGCTTAGCGGCGATGACAGACGTTATTTTGCTGATGCTGATCTTTTTTATGATCACTTCTTCGGCAGCTAATCAGAGTGCTATTGACGTTAAACTTCCTCAAACAGGAAGTGTGGAAGATAATATCCCGAATCCGATGACCGTGAGCGTAAAGCCAGACGGTTCATATTATGTGAATGATAAACCGGTTGCAAGAGAATTGGTAGAACAAACCATTGTGAATGATCTTAATAGTAAATCTTCAAAATCATTTACCATACGAGCAGATGAAAGCACTATGCATAAAGATGTAGTTTTTTTAATGGAAATTGCAGAAAAGCATAAATTAAATATTGCCATTGCCACGGTAAAAGAATAA
- a CDS encoding DUF6973 domain-containing protein, whose translation MRTFKVIFNTVKSMSFKKILKLLLAVVPHPLFSMLSFYATVKAFSIAQKLYPETASKNGEGNAFRHAFWCCLIMMYCSKISSPEKALVFCKKITDLHEDLFPNEPLETKMDLHNNKVGMDYFMELLPGIHRQFFEKNFFIEELKKKTAAAKVLKNLDDDFKGELVYLDEK comes from the coding sequence ATGCGAACTTTTAAAGTAATTTTCAATACAGTCAAAAGCATGAGTTTTAAGAAAATTCTTAAACTCTTATTGGCTGTTGTGCCTCATCCTCTGTTTTCTATGTTAAGTTTTTACGCCACGGTAAAGGCTTTTTCGATTGCGCAGAAATTATATCCGGAAACTGCATCTAAGAACGGTGAAGGCAATGCATTTCGTCATGCATTTTGGTGCTGCCTGATTATGATGTACTGCAGTAAAATTTCTTCTCCGGAAAAGGCATTGGTTTTTTGTAAGAAAATTACAGATCTGCACGAAGATTTATTCCCCAATGAGCCTCTGGAAACAAAAATGGATCTGCATAACAATAAAGTAGGTATGGATTATTTCATGGAACTTTTACCCGGAATTCACCGCCAGTTTTTTGAGAAAAATTTCTTTATTGAAGAATTGAAGAAGAAAACAGCTGCTGCAAAAGTTTTGAAAAATTTAGATGATGATTTTAAAGGAGAGTTGGTTTATTTAGACGAAAAGTAG
- a CDS encoding MotA/TolQ/ExbB proton channel family protein produces MLLTELTQILIAQAAAPAVVANKLEFSFWDILFHGGAFAKIVMAIVLALGVFSVYLFFERFFYIKRMTTKTDSNFMNNIEDFIRDGKIEAAADYCKTQNSPESRILEKGISRLGRPVSDIVSAMESQAQIEVANMEKNLNLLAVVPSIAPMLGLLGTVIGMIIAFFDLSHAEGAFSPKTLSEGIYTALGQTAVGLAVAIPANFFYNILLTRIDKFVLRTQNVSGEFLDLINKPL; encoded by the coding sequence ATGCTGTTAACGGAACTTACTCAGATTTTAATCGCACAGGCTGCTGCTCCCGCTGTGGTAGCCAATAAACTTGAATTTTCATTTTGGGATATCCTATTTCATGGGGGTGCTTTTGCTAAAATAGTAATGGCGATTGTTTTGGCCTTAGGAGTATTCTCGGTCTATCTTTTTTTTGAAAGATTTTTCTACATCAAAAGAATGACTACAAAGACTGATTCAAACTTCATGAATAATATTGAAGATTTTATAAGAGACGGAAAAATAGAGGCAGCGGCAGATTACTGCAAAACCCAGAATTCTCCGGAATCAAGGATTTTAGAAAAAGGAATTTCAAGATTAGGAAGACCGGTTTCAGACATTGTAAGCGCCATGGAATCTCAAGCGCAGATAGAAGTTGCCAATATGGAAAAAAACCTGAATCTTTTGGCAGTTGTACCAAGTATTGCGCCGATGTTGGGGCTTTTAGGAACTGTTATCGGGATGATTATTGCTTTTTTTGATTTGTCTCATGCTGAAGGAGCTTTCTCACCAAAAACTTTGTCTGAAGGTATTTATACGGCATTAGGACAGACAGCTGTTGGTTTGGCGGTGGCAATTCCTGCGAATTTTTTCTATAATATTTTGCTGACTAGAATCGATAAGTTTGTTTTGAGAACACAGAATGTCTCCGGCGAATTTTTAGATCTTATTAATAAACCTTTGTAA
- a CDS encoding ferric siderophore ABC transporter substrate-binding protein: protein MRGYTINRAEENKDKAKSAILSVMIWSAILLFVFIYKMKPTERPKETEVVTTMLVNFGDNRNGAGIDEPANQEGSLAAKAEENEPEPVNTISEPKTVITPEPKPETKKTEVKDKIINGNNSKVTAPKKEDSKTNKKSTASSTTKNKAKSSATTANSKTGNGDGKGTAAIGNLIKGRGTKAGSQGTGDGIGNNGDPLGGDGNGDSKIGIDRRLVGYIPGTMGRGGAQPSHSCSAGGSITISYTVDKAGNVVSARRSGGVSDPCVVSTSVSWVKKYVKAEKASVSSTGSYKISF from the coding sequence ATGAGAGGTTACACGATAAACAGAGCCGAAGAAAATAAAGACAAAGCAAAAAGTGCAATACTTTCTGTGATGATCTGGTCTGCTATTTTGTTGTTCGTTTTCATCTATAAAATGAAACCCACAGAGCGTCCTAAGGAAACAGAAGTTGTTACCACAATGCTTGTCAATTTTGGAGATAACAGGAATGGAGCAGGAATTGACGAACCGGCCAATCAGGAAGGAAGTCTGGCTGCAAAAGCTGAAGAGAACGAACCAGAACCGGTAAATACTATTTCTGAACCTAAAACAGTAATCACTCCCGAGCCAAAACCTGAAACAAAAAAGACGGAAGTAAAAGATAAAATTATTAACGGAAACAATTCTAAAGTTACAGCTCCGAAAAAAGAAGATTCAAAAACCAATAAAAAATCAACAGCCAGTTCTACCACAAAAAACAAAGCTAAAAGTTCTGCAACAACAGCCAATTCAAAAACAGGAAATGGTGATGGAAAAGGAACTGCCGCAATTGGAAATTTAATCAAAGGCCGTGGAACAAAAGCAGGGAGCCAGGGAACAGGAGACGGAATCGGAAATAATGGTGATCCTTTAGGAGGTGATGGAAACGGTGACAGCAAAATAGGGATCGACAGAAGATTGGTAGGCTACATTCCCGGAACGATGGGAAGAGGAGGCGCACAACCGAGTCACAGCTGTTCTGCAGGAGGATCCATCACAATTTCTTATACTGTAGACAAGGCTGGAAACGTAGTTTCTGCAAGACGATCAGGCGGAGTTTCAGATCCTTGTGTAGTTTCTACCTCAGTTTCTTGGGTTAAAAAATATGTGAAAGCTGAGAAAGCCAGTGTTTCTTCCACCGGAAGTTATAAAATTTCATTCTAA